DNA sequence from the Armigeres subalbatus isolate Guangzhou_Male chromosome 1, GZ_Asu_2, whole genome shotgun sequence genome:
tcacgcaatacaagttttagtcctttctttttattttatcattccttaatctttttatctctaacagaactatgtagatattcataatattgtttcatagtaattactccttctttgaaaattgcttattcttcaactttgcatgatgtgatgagtgtgttatttccAGTGGTGCAATCTATCAACAAAGCCTGCTGaatgtgattcttttgttttgtatttttctctgctgcTCTTTGACGCCTgtgcctatgacggtgcctttcagtcagaaagacaaagcaggagtagcttagccaactcggtttgccaacagcgggctgaagttgatgatcattcggcacaaatttcctgtctttgtctttcaagtgatagtattcacccatgcatttatatagggccgtcccattcacgcagcagcgagtgaactgaatggactgtcactgcgagccgcgtgtgcaatgagaaaaaaggtcttttgtttactttatcattgattgttgctgctaaccattttcagttttcacttctaggaagtgagtgtgaagaggcaatggtatcaatatcctacaaatttcagtcactgagtttgagaattcgcacccctggttatttctacttgaagttaaatgcatttcataatttttttcggaatacacccattttgttatcaacttgttcttgatcgacattttgtccctttcgatcttttgtccttttcgaccttttgtccttttcgaccttttgtgtctttcgaccttttgtcctttcgaccttttgtccctttcgacgttttgtcttttcgaccttttgtcctttcgaccttttgtcttttcgaccttttgtctttcgaccttttgtcctttcgaccttttgtctttcgaccttttgtcatagattcagtGGGCACTATGGCTGCTGATCAATcgataaacgtttttttttgtaacaatcttctagaaagatgaagcaggacTATCAACGAATACAGCccaaacaaaaatatttggaatcaaaaccatttgaggcaccatgctaatgctattgcttgatcatgactttagactaccgggaaaatctattacttatattttaattcaatggatttccatcattgatgtggaaggtGAATAATTTGAGCaatcaaataattgtgtgacatcgaaaatgatttataagttttaatttaagccaaaatttgcaattttcacttaccctttagttttaacatacatggggcaagtgggacatatttgaacaacaatttcaatagagcctttttaattgtttttaaatcgttgtctagtgaaaaataacttcgacactcatatatcatatggatctgaatcagatgtAGTTTGCTTATTGTTGGTTTCGCTGTTAAATAGTATTGTACAGTTGATTAACAATAATACAAAATTCATTCTAAAAAATATCTCCCGCAATAGTTATAACAATgcgatatttttccatttacagtgcaaataatctatttgtTCTACGATAGGTCAACAaaatttgtcttgtgttttgttattttcaaattgcgcatcaaatttacagattttcagataaataaagtgctcaaCACATAAATTGGCAATTTCGTTCAAATTTATAGCAGTGCGCatagcctgaataaaaacgtttcttttgaagtactgatttatgtaataatctGTGCTTTAAACACAGAAACATTCACTCGAATATTGAATAAAGAATTGCTTATCCTTTCCatctaaaacatttggtacaaaagtaacCCAGTGAAGAGCAAAACAAGagccaattaaacagtaaatcggctgttgtctGGTGTTCATATTTGCTAAAATTATAATCCCTTCCTtgtagcaaaaacaaaaatccgacaagcaacaaacctccatccatgatctgaaaatactacgactcaaAAGTAACATGAACATTGTAGATTCCTTTAATTAGTTTAATTCGACAGTataaaacagaataggtcccacttgccccgtttgaaggggtaagtgggtcctacaggtgaatttatttctttcactaccaatattttttgtaattgaataaatggcttacaacacgtctacactttaacaacggaagcatataatgatgtatgcgtggttaatgttctgaaatatCGTGTTTTATGaatatgcgttaacaattttgctgaactagcgttttttaggtcccacttgccccggggtaccttactttCTGTAGTTTTGCTACATCTGGAGTTTTTTTTCCATGTTTTCACAATAAAAATCTCCATTATCTTTTTGATTTTCTTACTTCTTTGTTGTACATTGAAAGAGCTTCCTTGTACTGGTCCCATTCACCAGAAGTTTTTGCTCTGTTGAAAAGCCgtcgatattttttccttagCTTATTCAAGGTTCTGTTCCACCAAGGAACATCTCTAGTTGAGAATTCTTTCTTGATTGGACAGCTACTCATATAAGCATTTCTAATATTTTCAGTAATATTTTCTGCAATATTGCCAAGTTGTCTTACGGATTCAATCGGATCgctcaaatttatgttttcaGATTGTAACTTTTCATTATATCTTTCCCAGTTGGTATTCCTAGGATTTCTGTAGCTCACTTTGATTATTTCTCCGATACATGCCAGTTTTCTATTTTTGTTGAAAGCATTGGACTACAGATTGTTAAGTCCAATACTTCCTGTCTAACTCTCGTTACAAATGTAGGTTGATCCTCTTTATTACATAAATCGATATTATTCGAAGATATGTACTCAAAAAAGTCTTCACCTATTTTATTAATGTCGGTGCTTCCCCAGATTGTATGGTGGGAATTTGCATCACAATCAACAATAAAGTGTTTATTATGTATTTTACAGAACGAGATAAACTCTGTCAATTCTTGAGGAGGTACAGTGTCCACGTCCCCAGGGAAGTAGGCTGAGGCGATATAAGCTTCTGTTTTTCCCCGAGTGGTCGGAATCTCCATCTGAATTGCAACCAAGTCCTTAGTAATGAATTGTGTTATTGGAACGAATTTAATCCCTCCTTTTATTGCGATAGCTGTACGAGGTTTAagaccattggcgtaactacagggggctagagggggctatagccccacctagaactaatttagccccccctagaatttttgccACCTTGCATGAATATTGTACTTATCTAGCTCTCTGATCATTTATAGGCGTAACTTCCAGGAATGCCTTTTCTTCATTCACATCTCCCTCTATACGAAACATTGAAtctattttaataaattttcgaactTCGAACAATATTGTTATATCTTAAGACATGAATGTTAAACACGAAAAATAGTACGCTCTCTTGATTCTTCAGCGCTAGATGTCATTACTGTAGGAAATTGGAGTAGGAACATAGGTTCCATGCTGATGTAATGCTGATTGAATGCATTATAGAAGCAACAGACTAAGAAAACAAAtacaatttctaaaatttagATTGGATAATGAAAGTTCTAGTGGCATACTGAACTGTCTGTATGGTCCTAATATCGACACAGCATAAAATGTTGGACAAAATAGTTTAAGGAACACAGGATGCTTTGCTTATTGGCATATTTCTTAAAAATCCTGATTTAAAATTGCCTTTCTCAGCAAGTAtttattctttaaatattttgaagttTAACACAGTTTTGCGAGTATATTAAATTAAACCTAGCGTGTTCATAGTTCTTAAAGATACATGACCTTTCTGGAAGAATTATCAaaagaatccttccggaatAGTGAGAGCTTTGTACTACGTATCATATGTCTGTATCGATCCAgatattttgaaagaatttctttctgTAGCTTTGAATGGTAATTAGGTGGATTTTTCtcagaaaatcatttaaaagattccagaaaggcaaaatcttgagttttcaagaagaggtaacaaaaatttaaatgagaaagaaataggagttccttcggatggATAAAACTCCACAGGCGTCttactacccaacaaacaattcaagttgaagctagttttttagctgaacaagCCAAATTATGGCGAAATAAGCTCTTTATCAGCCTCCAATGCTTGTTGGGTAAGCTCATATGTCTTTCTAATCGCATAAAGTTTTTCTGGAATCTGACGACAGAAAATTCATCACTCACACTCAACCTCCTGTGAAATGATGGTTCTGAGACGAACcgacaatgcgcctttccaatcacaGGCAAAATCAGAATTgtgaaagaaaatttcttttgtctactctgacatcaacgtcagatgatttgccATCCATCCATTGCAATTTGAAGTATGTTCGTCTCGGCTCAACCTCCTCTAGTGTATCTGAgaaaaaccgatttgttttcaataatgtttcattccaatttcaaacagaaataaaatctgaattttgaatatcacttgactgctactgacgccaacgtttCTGCAGCGTTGCTCTCCGACGAGCGTTTGTGATTCTGATACTGACGGAAACCTCCTTCAGTACCGACGCCATTGTTTGCTATCAaccctttcttttcataaaatgctgaTCCTGAAAAAAGTCGATTTTCAATCCACAATGCGTCTTTCGAATCACTCACAGCAATCAAACGTTAAATTGAACCGTGTGTTAAAAattcactgctgctgctgtccgaCGGCCGCTCAATGATTTCGCGCTAAGACGCTAAGAATAAACGTTTAGCACCGCCACTGATATCCCGAGACCGCAATCGACGTCTAAAGCCCTCtgtacacctcccgtgaacatgaacatgaacaagaggtgagaaagagcgataatttcacagtgaacatcgtcgtggacaatcgagtctagttggaagtgttgaattattgcccacgaatgcaggcagcaagtaagtgtacagtagtaaacgaagaaaataaaaatgaaacatattgTCGCATATATGTATATGAACTATTCGTGTGGGTAATCTACGGAACGATGTTGATCAAGTGGtttaattttaatcatcttttcgtttaaatgttcgggaattttgttatgaaaagccAGTAGGTACATATACTTAAtgatttctgaaattttcaactgtgctaccaaatgtatacattttgcaCCGTTCAAAGTTGAATTAACAAGTTCCGGTGATCGATTGACCTGAATCCAAATATTATCTTTCGACTGGTTCGCATCAAAGGAGTTCTGGCAAAACTACCCACGAAGCATGTAATTCACATGATTCATTCTGTTCCACACATTAATACAATAATGTCCAATTATGCAATTATAGTTAAGAAAATACGAATTTACGAAAAGAGAAGTAATTTCTTCTAATCTTCTATCCCATTTGAAGGATTGATTTTGACATGTagtaacaagtttaatttgatgaggagttattttttttttttacttttgctagatatgattttttgactttctcttttggcttacatttgtttaatacttttcttcatctcattttttttaaatttactattcatttgttcgaatagtgttaattaatgtttgaatatttgaccagttcgccaataaaaaatcacaatttttgCTCAAGTTTTCGTGTATAAAATTCACTTGATCACGTATCGTATATCCGTACCGTATTTAATTGTTGTGTTTACTATTGAAAGTCTTAATATGTATTCAATAATTTTTGCTGTGCTAAGATTTTGTTGATAGTTATTATCCAAATTATGTAAATTACTCACATAAActgtttcaaataaacaactttATTGAATAAACTCATATAGGTATACCTGATCACAAACAttctgaatgataattattattaatatctgtACCTCGTGGATTGTCATAACGCAAAGAGCATACGAGCGTGTGTGTACCAAAAAAacaagggcagacagacaggcAGGATGAAAACGACAGAGAGGCAATCTACACATCTTGTTAGATTCTTTATTCTCCCTGTATTGCTGTGGTGGGTATATGGCGAATATGGTGTATATATCagagaggagagaagctttctctggtaaatcaggtaaaaaaattccacggagctcgttcacgttcgaatggcaaaagcattctgaaaatctgttcaCCGTGAACGACAGAGACGATGCACAAGCATATCGGAAGCATATCAAATGATTCAGTAGTAGCAAAGAAGAAAAAGTATGCCAAGCATTTATAACTAATATAGCTTTGAATAaactttgaataaacaaaagaattaataaataaataaattaatgactTAAAATTAATGggttgataaattaaaaaatgaacaatcgattaaattacaaaattattgatttgaaaaactaataaatggataattttttagattaataaattcagaaatgaatgaatttataaattattgaataaaaaaaataaatataataaaataatcaaaaataaaatagtaaaataataaaaaatatttcataataagtttataaaggtatgttaataaattattaaattaccaaattgataaataaacaaatttataaatttataaatcaatgagataataaattaataaattgatgaataaaaaaaatgataaattaatcaattaataattaataaataactAAGCTGCCgctgcaagcataactgtctaatattttcataatttgctatctatatggaaaagtaagaaattaataaactaatcactcaaaaatctaatatatcaacagcaaaaaatgataaatcaataaatttattttgaaacctaGTAAATCAGTGACTCAATAAATAAGcgaatgaacaaattataattaatgaacaataatgatgatacacaaaaaaaatatattttttccttcattgcacacTAGATAAACCCCtttcaaaagaggaaaaaataataactttctttacggacaacttacagaagagattaagggcttattcaaaAAGGAATGTTCCAAAGAATTTAGGAATCAAGGACGTGGAACACTCATGTATGTAGTTATGCggctcgttttgccccaatgtcccatacatcacgagtttacatattttttgtcattttatctttaggacattgctctaaaattgtgtttatctcttcactgtggatcgacagaagggcactacatatattttgcgggaaaaagttgaaaattttagGGATTTTGGTGTTTAATAAGCgtcaaaatgcattttatttgaattttccggCCGCGtcaatttgaaatcgtcgcaaagcaaattgtcgccagcaaacatggccataagatctgtcagatcaactacgaacaaaattgtttgatttcaataatcagattatttccagaagttgagtacttttttgcatgttttaatgATTTGACTTTGCATTAACACAGATTTAAATTAAagatattggcgacgattttaaaggtGCATAAAAAGTGATCGACGCGATTTGTTACCAGCGAAACTGAAAATACTattaatttaaatgatatttgccaataatataatgaaaataacaaataatcatatatttcattgaatgtattgaattataggggacttattcaaaagaaaattttcaaagaaattcagtgagtgatttTTCATAGATACTACTGTAtttagttattgagctcgttttactCCAATGTCccataaatcaatttttttcatatttttcttccttttatctttaaaatattgtactaaaattgtgttttcctTTTCATTGTGGATCCTCaaaaagcactatacatattttgttggcaaaagttgaaaattaaagtgtttttggggtaaaataatcatcaaagcgcatttttgtgaatttatttttaatataaaataatcttctaagcTTGTTGACCTCAAAAACCCCtcgaatcaattttttcaatgcaaTACAATTCAATACAATTATTGAGCTATATAATTTCATAGAGGAATGTGGACGAAAAGGCATGAGAAAAGCATATTTCCGATCTCATCCTATCTATTGTCACATCGACTCTCAAATAATATGATAACTCTTGAATAGATCGCacgatcgggtatggtttggaaatgttcggCATCGGCTCTATCGAGAAGTATTTAAAAATCGTGTTTtatccaataaatcacaaaacaaaacatttgcgaAATAATTGATATTATACATGATAttttatacatgaaaaattcacataaaatgcactttgatgcctatttgacccctaaatcccttaaatttctaaCTATTACCATATTTAGTGCACCtctatggatccacagtgaagagatgaacacaattttagagaaatttcctaaagataaaatatagaaaaaatatgaaaactcgtGATTCGGGCAAAACATGCTCAAtatctacatacagaagtgttccacgtccaatgaaacagcactcactgaattttcttggaaaattctctttcgaataagcccttaatttCTTCTGTAAATCGCTCgtaaagaaagttaaaaaaaatttcctccTAAATCGGATTTTCCCATTGTGCATTGGCTctacattagggtggttcaaaaaaacgattttgctccacagtgctcatctgattctttaccatgttctgagtgtcctctgaaaatttgagctcatttggattaaaactgatttagcacaagccgtttcaagttagCAAGTCaagcaaattagtatggggaaatttattttttcattatactgttaattacgtttccccatcaagcgcaggttaaaagaaaacctacatagctaaaaggaatactcaacagctttcactcagtgaaaaccgcatctcaattaatctttccaataattagtaatcgattttttgaaccaccctactctACATTCCATCTGGAACTTGGCTTACCTTCTAGaacagagcttcccaaactttttggtATGTGACCCACCTAGCgaaattctatatgtctcgcgaccagggacgggaatggttgacaattctttttaccattccttcttctatgcaaaaaaataaaaacaaaaccacggcagccacagcagcagccacgccaagcagacgacagtcagcacatgcttttaccattttctctccccacaattaatgttttcgtacaataatttcacaacgtataaccgtttttggtgggaaatattcatttcattactacTTGCTTGATTTAGAGACAagaactaataaatcagtacctacggatagcactccttctaggctttgcgccacaggtaattaaactcgattctgtgctgtttgcgctgcgcacgagccgaaacaaaaaaatctcacGCAAATGTTGACCGCGCGCCGGCACGACTCTAACGTAGCAGCaagcaaacagtttgcttcatcggaaaaataaatgtcacgatgtcgcgtacattttttttggcaaactgtttcggcttgtttggcgtaagaaatttgactgaaaaaaagataaacattcgcataatcaaagtgttttaatgtacatttcccaacactgctcgCGACCCacttatgaaaaaatgcattttaccaagtagtattataagcattaattgaaacagaatgtcatctgtttcggatTCTTCCTTCTGAAAAATATTCACATTAGTTTACATGTACAAATTcaaaaaatgacgaacatgataatgtttgtcaaaatgttagcgtatttattttacttcattgaAGGGACAtcttttaggcataaatgttttctaaaatagcgtggtgacgactatttaaaataaatcgcggtttgaacttgaaattatgttcctgaaaaaaaaaatgataaaaaggtTCGGTAtccgagctgcaattaatatttgttctacgcgacccaccaacaatccgctcgcgacccccctgggggtcgggacccacagtttgggaaaccatgttcTAGAGTAATAATTTGAAAGCTGTCAATCGCATAAATATGTATGTGTGGCAAgtaaaatggatacactatacactGGTAGGGAGCCgataatgtttccaacccgcaaACATTctaggccggaccgagaatcgaactcgtcatttgtgttgggaatcctacgcctttgctcgcaaagcttactggagacccgtataaattaatacaatttaataaaaataaaacaccaataaaaaaccaaatcttccagtcgtttttcttttgtatataaattaactattaaatcaaatataaatcataaaataaaaaaatatgaataaatacaATGGTTTCTAGTTAGCCTAGTCAGCAAAGGCGGAGTattctcgatttttttgccgtctaaaagatttttttcgggtttTCAGCAATCTCGACTCACTGGCCATAGCGTATCTTTGTACTTGCAACATAAGACACATATCCATGCAATGGACGGGTACAGAATAGAAAcatcaaataataactgtggaaatgttaaTGAAATATTGAGTAAAGAAGCAGGCCAAGATTCAGTGGtaatatagagccattgaagaggtagaagaagaagaaaaagaatgattttttttatgaatgaagtaatctatctatgaaaatataaatttttcgattgaatatacgaatgattgaagtattaaaataaaaaatatttaaaaagaaaaaataatattaccaaataataaaaaagaaacacaaTTCATTTATGAGAAACTACTGAGTTAGTTTCCTTCCGACCAAACCGATACGAGTGTTAAAATGAGCGACAGCGACACACAAAGCAGGAACCCACCGAAACCGATTCAACGAGAACAGTAAACACTCTCGGTCGGTGTGAactcccaatccaaatcaatctattctccttgtatttttgaattcaccacagctccacgttcatgttcaccgtcgcgtttacacttgcgatgagttcaccgcagatacgatttcacgatgatttcacaggcatgaccgtggaatgctcataaatctgatattattgatgtttttcatgtttttatgcatctcactactaaatgcagcatctgcctttcatttgaacatgattcccccacgatttgagtatgtatcaagaagttattatcgaaaaacagtttgttcacgttcacgttcacgggaggtgtaaaaTGCGCTTAAGAAGAACAGATTTTCTTTCCACAAAGCGCTTTTCTAATCACTGATAGAAGCGAAACGATAGTCTGAGCATTGCGTGGATATTTCTCTTGAGTACTGCTACTTTCGGCGACGGCCAGCGCATATTCTAATCCATTGTTTTTAATTGTTGgggaaaatcttaaagagttcgtcgatcgattgataccaaaatctcgaaaatcggtACTTTTCGTgaaggtctcaaatttgaatatgcAGAATACCTCCCTATCTTCGcaaaggacgtaatcctacgtcaaaaatttagcccccccctagaatttttcgttagttacgccaatgtttAAGACATTTCTCATCGTAAATGAGTTTGCATGCCTGCGTAGCGAATCCAAGAACTTTGTTCTTATTAGTTCAAGGTTCTTGTATAAGCGCTACTTCGACATTGTCTTTGATGATTCTTCGGAAAAGGACTGCAGTTGCTCTTTTGGCGTGATGCAGgtttatttgaatgaattttattgtaTTCTTCATTacttatattatttttatttatttatttatttatttatttattttagcctttctcgtatacaaagtatacgtaaaggctatatgttcgctccagaaatgaactttttataggaggcccggagacccatagtgttatataccaatcaactcagttcgacgaattgaggtgatgtctgtgtgtgtgtgtgtgtgtgtgtgtgtgtgtgtgtgtgtgtgtgtgtgtgtgtgtgtgtgtgtgtgtgtgtgtgtgtgtgtgtctgtgtgtgtgtgtctgtgcgcacccacccaaaaaaaaatggcactcatttttcaggtacttgtccttaaccgatttactcgcaagttgcattcgacgcagcatactctaccattgtttcctattgaaaattggtcagatcggactatgggctcggaaattatggccaaaatacccctttttatagaaaaaatgagtaaaaaaaatgtcaatcatttttcaggcacttatccttaaccgatttactcgcaacaggttgcattcaacgcaggatactttaccattgtttcctattgaaaattggtcagatcagactatgggctcggaagttatggccaaaacaccacttttttatagaaaaaatcagaaaaaaatgtcactcatttttcaaacagttatccttaaccgatttactcgcaactaGTTGCATTTGATGCAGAAtactatcccattgtttcctattgaaaattggccagatcggaccatgggctcaagaataatggccaaaatactatttttataatgcacgagaaaggcaccatcaccgctaggtggattaatcagggtttttttccGGGTTACAACTTTCATAAAGGACTTACCATCCACTCCTTTTCGGTTATTTGTCTCTTAAGTACATCTGGTCTTTTTTTCAAGGCCCAAgacgattttgaattttttgaattccaGTCAATTTCTGGTCTTTTGAAGACCCAGAATGAGTTTGTCCTTTTGTAGGCCCAAATTTATTCTGGGTTTTCGAAGACCCGGGAAGGTTTTGGTCCTTTGATTGTCCAGAGACATTCTGGTCCATGTAGGGGCCTGAGAAGTTTAAGTCCGTTGATATACCGGACAATTCGAGAGAAAGTGTGTGAAAAtttctgaatattctaaggattcattcacataaGGAAATACATATTTATCTGAAAGCATTAATGTTCTCGTAGAAAAGAattgaagtattgaaattccgtttttagtggccacccgttataaataaatcaatttcttatatttattttcagatttcAGCAGCTGTGTTTTGCTGCAAAACACCTTAAATCTGTGCAGCTTGGCCGCATCTATGGCTACGAGAGGCCTATCATTGGCCAGAACAAATGTAATACACTTGCCTTTGGCCCCAAACAAATtcacaataaatttgaatgccTTTTTTCCAGAACCGTTAATCATCCTTCAATCAGTCCAAGCGGCTTACAAATTCCAGAAACGACATGGCTAAAGAGTACGATTATCTGCTGAAGGTGCTGTTGGTCGGTGACAGCGATGTAGGAAAGCAAGAAATTTTATCTGGATTGGATGATGGCTCATCGGAGAGCCCATTCTGCAGTGGAAGCAGTGAgctatttaatcattttttttttcaaaatccattaattcactgatttttcttcttttccaaTTCAGCCGCATACAAAACCACAACGATCCTGCTGGACGGCAAACGGGTTAAGCTACAGGTTTGGGACACCTCCGGGCAGGGTCGGTTTTGCACAATCATCCGATCGTACTCCCGCGGCGCGCAGGGCATCATCCTGGTGTACGACATCACAAACAAATGGAGCTTCGATGGGTTGAGTCGGTGGTTGAAGGAAGTGGAAGAACACGCGCCCGGCGTTCCCAAGGTGCTGGTCGGCAATCGGTTACATTTGGCCTTCAAGCGGCAGGTCGCGGCCAAACAGGCCGAGTTGTACGCCTCCCGGAACAAGATGGCCTGCTTCGAGATTTCCCCATTGTGTGATTTCAATATCCGAGAGTCGTTCTGCGAGCTCGCCCGGATGGCACTGCACCGGAACGGAATGGAGCGGATCTGGCGCTCGAACAAGGTTCTCTCGCTGCAGGAACTCTGTTGCCGGACGATTGTCCGGAGGACGAGCGTTTATGCCATCGATACGCTCCCACTGCCTCCATCGGTGAAGTCCTACCTGAAATCGTACGCCCTCACCTCGTCACAGTGTTTGAACACGTTCCTGCATCACAACACGGCACCCACGTCC
Encoded proteins:
- the LOC134207890 gene encoding ras-related protein Rab-40C; the encoded protein is MAKEYDYLLKVLLVGDSDVGKQEILSGLDDGSSESPFCSGSTAYKTTTILLDGKRVKLQVWDTSGQGRFCTIIRSYSRGAQGIILVYDITNKWSFDGLSRWLKEVEEHAPGVPKVLVGNRLHLAFKRQVAAKQAELYASRNKMACFEISPLCDFNIRESFCELARMALHRNGMERIWRSNKVLSLQELCCRTIVRRTSVYAIDTLPLPPSVKSYLKSYALTSSQCLNTFLHHNTAPTSNAKNFKCKTPTGHLKLHRSGIGIGGGSSAIGNMRNSCVIS